A genomic region of Pseudodesulfovibrio sp. S3 contains the following coding sequences:
- a CDS encoding VOC family protein: protein MLHERHLNRTGARIVLMALTLVFGLAGCASTIDLPVITPDAGNLRLTGKFVWFDLFTSDMNEAGRFYDYVFNWSLERTDADSPRVKTILHQGRRIGNIFLRESGHDASEWLSCMSVPDVDRAFARAVETGGTSEVKPADRPFRGRMAVVRDPGMAVVALLTSSVGDPRDLPLGDGYWMGAELWARDMNESLAFYSGLAGYKTAVLQVQDAGQYVLFIGNGRPRGGMISIPVEGVAPRWIPQVAVLDIEATLAKVEAHGGKVLIPPRPRDKPGRVAVFADPFGAILGLREFTPPEN from the coding sequence ATGCTCCATGAAAGACATCTGAACCGAACAGGTGCACGAATCGTTTTGATGGCCCTGACCTTGGTTTTTGGTTTGGCCGGGTGTGCCTCGACCATCGATCTGCCCGTAATCACGCCTGATGCCGGAAATCTGAGATTGACGGGGAAATTCGTCTGGTTTGACCTGTTTACCTCGGATATGAACGAAGCCGGGCGGTTCTATGACTATGTCTTCAATTGGTCCCTTGAGCGGACCGATGCGGATTCTCCACGGGTCAAGACCATCCTGCACCAGGGAAGACGCATAGGGAATATTTTCCTCCGGGAGTCCGGGCATGACGCTTCCGAGTGGCTTTCCTGCATGTCGGTGCCCGATGTGGACAGGGCGTTTGCCCGGGCCGTTGAAACCGGTGGCACATCGGAAGTGAAACCCGCGGACAGGCCGTTCAGGGGCAGGATGGCCGTTGTTCGCGATCCCGGCATGGCGGTTGTGGCCCTGCTCACCTCTTCCGTAGGCGACCCCAGAGATCTGCCCTTGGGCGATGGTTACTGGATGGGAGCCGAGCTGTGGGCACGGGACATGAACGAGAGCCTGGCATTCTATTCCGGCCTTGCCGGATACAAGACGGCTGTCCTCCAGGTTCAGGATGCAGGTCAATACGTCCTGTTCATCGGTAACGGCCGGCCCCGCGGAGGCATGATTTCCATCCCCGTGGAAGGCGTGGCCCCTCGATGGATCCCCCAGGTGGCCGTACTGGACATCGAAGCCACGCTGGCCAAGGTGGAGGCTCATGGCGGCAAGGTTCTGATACCACCTCGGCCCCGGGACAAGCCCGGACGCGTGGCCGTATTCGCGGACCCTTTCGGGGCGATTCTGGGTCTCAGGGAGTTTACTCCGCCGGAAAATTGA